The Apium graveolens cultivar Ventura chromosome 11, ASM990537v1, whole genome shotgun sequence genome has a window encoding:
- the LOC141695321 gene encoding dirigent protein 2-like, translating into MTTKLCLPLLLLIFICSHSEASKLRTTTMTLYFQDWSAGPNATVIPITGLPGRLWSFFSFGSIFCTDDPITEGLDKASREIARAQGIYVTSALDGSNTHVLISIVFTNSKFNGSTLEVQGASRQIDNVREVSVVAGTGKFRYARGYATFETVYLDMSLAYSVIQCNVTIKHY; encoded by the coding sequence ATGACCACCAAACTCTGTTTGCCATTGCTTTTACTCATTTTCATATGTTCACATTCTGAAGCTTCTAAGCTTAGAACTACCACCATGACCTTATACTTCCAAGACTGGTCGGCGGGGCCCAACGCCACTGTGATCCCTATCACGGGCCTCCCCGGCCGCCTTTGGTCCTTCTTCAGCTTCGGAAGCATATTCTGCACTGACGATCCCATCACTGAAGGACTAGATAAGGCATCCCGTGAAATTGCCAGGGCACAAGGCATATATGTGACTTCTGCATTAGATGGTTCCAACACTCATGTTTTGATATCAATTGTCTTTACCAACAGTAAATTCAACGGTAGTACATTAGAAGTGCAAGGAGCTAGCCGACAGATTGATAACGTTAGAGAAGTCTCGGTAGTTGCAGGTACAGGGAAATTCAGATATGCAAGAGGATATGCGACATTTGAGACTGTTTATTTGGACATGTCACTTGCATACTCAGTTATTCAGTGTAATGTTACTATCAAGCATTACTAG
- the LOC141697406 gene encoding uncharacterized protein LOC141697406 has protein sequence MIQLLFTLMLSEMASIMLLLFRNPLRKLLIMGIDRAKRGRAPLVVKSVAATLFVIMMYYVYAVRDIQTRPLESLNPTDQILLANYMLQASLMGFSLFLSFMIDKLHHYIRELRLLRKTMETAKKQNRSFEDNKSGVEEVKGLGEEISTLRAKIKELELECASKDKEVKSAESSLGALKSQSEGFLQEHCRLQEENQSFRNQLQSIVEGSSHSDGKNM, from the exons ATGATTCAGTTGTTGTTCACGTTGATGTTGTCCGAAATGGCTTCCATCATGTTACTCTTATTCAGAAACCCACTTCGAAAGCTTCTGATCATGGGTATTGATCGTGCTAAACGAGGAAGGGCCCCACTTGTTGTTAAATCTGTAGCCGCCACACTGTTTGTTATAATGATGTACTATGTTTATGCTGTTAGAGACATTCAGACACGTCCTCTTGAATCTCTTAATCCCACTGATCAGATTCTCCTCGCTAATTATATGCTCCAAGCTTCTCTCATGG GATTCTCGCTATTtttatcttttatgatagataaaCTACACCATTATATAAGGGAACTTCGCCTGCTTAGAAAAACCATGGAAACTGCAAAGAAACAAAATCGTAGTTTCGAGGATAACAAGAGTGGTGTAGAGGAAGTGAAAGGTTTAGGTGAAGAGATTTCTACTTTGAGGGCAAAGATCAAAGAGCTAGAATTGGAATGTGCCTCGAAAGACAAAGAGGTAAAATCTGCTGAATCCAGTTTAGGGGCTCTCAAAAGTCAGTCTGAAGGTTTTCTCCAAGAACATTGTCGGTTGCAGGAAGAGAACCAAAGCTTTCGAAATCAGTTGCAGTCTATTGTTGAAGGTTCATCACATTCTGATGGGAAGAACATGTGA